The proteins below are encoded in one region of Silene latifolia isolate original U9 population chromosome 2, ASM4854445v1, whole genome shotgun sequence:
- the LOC141642433 gene encoding protein KINESIN LIGHT CHAIN-RELATED 1-like, which produces MKRATTKLITFSKITTSSSSSLIFRNSSNEITTCSSSLISNHSSSNNSNQCTNPLPLKPCSNQGLLYKPYKTPQFQKNPFQNYCTFAQNPSNLPPRRNKNKEKSKIEHLFEAAKSGEEMIEAFKEAEASLDEDDVGLACLKIALELEQEGEDPEKVLSFANRALAVFDVNNDSSSLLPIAMTLQLLGSVNYDLNKFNDALGCLNRANKILVRLENEGNYSDNELKPTLHDIQLELANIKTAMGRREEGLENIKKSLEIKELLVGEDSKEVGIANRELAEEYVSIFNFNEGLVYALKALEIHLGVLGTNSVEVGRDRRLLGVIYTGLEEYEKALEHNELAKDVFKKWGGKSDLFRAEIDVADMHIAMGKFEVAVNTLKGVVESTKRDSGDRVLVLITMGKALVHQEKFKDAKSCLEMASSVLEKKEKFKSLDISEAYMEISMLYETMKEFEAAISLLKRALALLEKQPQGQHSKGGVSSRIGWLLLLAGKVTEAVPYLESAAETLKECFGSKHFEVGYIYNNLGAAYLELERPQSAAQMFAVAKDIMDVSFGPHDPDSIEACQNLSKAYAAMKSYPLAIEFQQKVVDALEGHGRSAEDAVKEAHRLLEQLKVTARGASSKDYPTKALPLSHSTDATRRLQPPQASSASQSG; this is translated from the exons ATGAAGAGAGCGACGACCAAATTGATTACGTTCTCCAAAATCAcaacttcatcatcatcatcattgattTTTCGAAATTCTTCAAATGAAATCACAACTTGTTCATCTTCATTGATTTCCAATCACTCATCATCAAACAATTCAAATCAATGCACCAATCCTCTACCCCTAAAACCCTGCTCAAATCAGGGTTTATTGTACAAACCCTACAAAACCCCCCAATTCCAGAAAAACCCATTTCAGAATTACTGCACCTTTGCTCAAAATCCCTCAAATTTGCCCCCTAGGCGGAATAAAAACAAGGAAAAGTCAAAAATTGAGCATCTTTTTGAGGCGGCAAAGTCGGGTGAGGAAATGATTGAAGCTTTTAAGGAGGCGGAGGCAAGCTTGGATGAAGATGATGTTGGTTTAGCTTGCTTGAAAATTGCCCTTGAACTTGAACAAGAAGGTGAGGATCCTGAAAAGGTTCTATCTTTTGCTAATAGAGCTTTAGCTGTTTTCGACGTAAATAATGATTCTTCTTCTTTGTTGCCTATTGCTATGACTTTACAACTTCTGGGTTCTGTTAattatgatttaaacaagtttaatGATGCTTTAGGGTGCCTTAATAGAGCTAATAAGATATTGGTTAGGTTAGAAAATGAAGGTAATTATAGTGATAATGAGCTTAAGCCTACTCTTCATGATATTCAACTTGAATTAGCTAATATTAAGACTGCTATGGGTAGAAGGGAggagggtttggagaatataaaGAAATCTTTGGAGATTAAGGAGCTTTTAGTGGGGGAAGATAGTAAGGAGGTTGGTATTGCTAATCGTGAATTGGCCGAGGAGTATGTGTCGATTTTCAACTTTAATGAAGGGTTGGTGTATGCTTTGAAGGCATTGGAGATACATTTGGGGGTGTTGGGGACGAATTCAGTTGAGGTTGGTCGTGATAGAAGGCTTCTTGGAGTTATTTATACGGGGTTGGAGGAGTATGAGAAGGCGTTGGAGCATAATGAATTGGCTAAAGATGTTTTCAAGAAGTGGGGTGGGAAATCTGATTTGTTCCGTGCTGAAATCGATGTTGCTGATATGCATATCGCTATGGGAAAGTTCGAGGTTGCGGTGAACACTTTAAAGGGTGTTGTTGAATCAACGAAGAGGGATAGTGGGGATCGAGTTCTTGTTTTGATTACTATGGGAAAAGCATTGGTTCATCAAGAAAAGTTTAAGGATGCAAAGAGCTGTTTGGAGATGGCTTCTAGTGTGCTTGAGAAAAAGGAGAAATTTAAATCGTTGGATATTTCCGAAGCTTATATGGAGATTTCAATGCTATATGAGACTATGAAGGAGTTTGAAGCCGCGATTTCGTTATTAAAAAGAGCACTGGCTTTGCTTGAGAAACAACCCCAAGGACAACATTCTAAAGGGGGTGTCTCGTCTAGGATAGGGTGGTTACTATTGTTAGCGGGTAAGGTGACAGAAGCTGTACCGTACTTGGAAAGTGCAGCCGAAACTTTGAAAGAGTGCTTCGGGTCAAAGCATTTTGAAGTTGGGTACATTTATAATAACTTGGGAGCGGCTTATTTGGAACTGGAGAGACCACAATCGGCGGCACAAATGTTTGCGGTGGCTAAGGATATCATGGATGTGTCTTTTGGCCCTCATGACCCCGATTCCATTGAGGCTTGCCAAAACCTCTCAAAAGCTTATGCTGCCATGAAAAG TTATCCCCTCGCAATAGAGTTCCAGCAAAAGGTAGTAGATGCATTGGAAGGTCATGGACGAAGCGCAGAAGACGCGGTAAAGGAAGCACATCGACTTTTGGAGCAACTGAAGGTGACAGCGCGTGGCGCATCTTCAAAAGACTACCCAACGAAGGCCCTGCCATTGTCTCACTCTACTGATGCTACCAGACGCTTGCAGCCTCCTCAAGCCAGCAGTGCCAGTCAATCTGGTTGA
- the LOC141642435 gene encoding uncharacterized protein LOC141642435, producing the protein MASTAAAITTINPSCRTLIDDNDDDTLFPSQQQHISQLSTSSHLTRQELLRRRLIRTRKLSRVYRDHFWTLMDHLRAQYRQYYWNYGVSPLCFDTNTEANVVNNNGNAEFGVVAEGCGETNAASNINAADHGSYCCNGKLGLGLGYGEGGSSNNGGAGGYRRCAFSACELKAMALTSFCSLHILSDPNQKLYKPCNFVIKAPEQGQIICGRPILSSAVPSLCNSHLPKALNDVKQALKKAGLTAAASGRLSSKFHVVVAEYVQLIQSRRRAAQKRDKKKIIIKEESSN; encoded by the exons ATGGCTTCCACCGCCGCCGCCATAACCACCATAAACCCTTCATGCCGAACCCTCATCGACGACAATGACGACGACACACTTTTCCCTTCTCAACAACAACACATCTCACAACTCTCCACCTCTTCTCACCTAACCCGTCAAGAACTCCTCCGCCGCCGTCTGATTCGAACCCGAAAACTCAGCCGGGTCTACCGTGACCATTTCTGGACCCTCATGGATCACCTACGTGCCCAGTACCGCCAGTATTACTGGAACTACGGCGTTAGCCCCCTCTGTTTCGACACCAACACCGAGGCGAATGTCGTTAATAATAATGGCAATGCCGAGTTTGGCGTTGTTGCTGAAGGTTGCGGCGAAACGAATGCTGCGAGTAATATTAATGCTGCTGATCATGGTAGCTATTGCTGTAATGgaaaattagggttagggttagggtatgGAGAGGGTGGAAGTAGTAATAATGGTGGTGCTGGTGGTTATCGTAGGTGTGCGTTTAGTGCGTGTGAGTTGAAAGCTATGGCGTTGACGAgtttttgttctttgcatatctTGTCTGATCCCAACCAGAAGCTTTATAAACCTTGCAATTTCGTTATCAAAGC TCCAGAGCAGGGACAGATTATCTGCGGAAGGCCCATACTGAGTTCAGCTGTTCCATCACTGTGTAACAGCCACTTGCCAAAGGCACTCAACGATGTCAAACAGGCCTTGAAGAAAGCAGGTCTTACTGCTGCTGCATCTGGTAGACTTTCTTCAAAGTTTCATGTTGTAGTGGCCGAATATGTTCAGTTGATACAGTCCAGGAGAAGGGCAGCTCAGAAGCGTGATAAGAAAAAGATCATCATAAAAGAAGAATCAAGCAACTAA
- the LOC141642434 gene encoding alkaline/neutral invertase A, mitochondrial-like, whose protein sequence is MNTGGSIKVTTMKPYCRILVNCKSSPIFSMSTHLVTINNLSTTRYRLDHHRNRYACNVPKIVGYRFKHDLNRKDFCGSDLNWGRNSRLIRRSCGVDSGRFRKVITNVASNVRNNSTSTSPFSSVDSHVNEPSFETLFIQGALNGNVKPFVIGGTKDEVLLGLNGQESKVDVNKDEKKGLSNGIEGGNIKKKLSEIEEEAWKLLRSTIVNYCGNPVGTVAANDPADKQPLNYDQVFIRDFVPSALAFLLHGEGEIVKNFLLHTLQLQSWEKTVDCYSPGQGLMPASFKVRTVPLDGKEGAFEEVLDPDFGESAIGRVAPVDSGLWWIILLRAYGKITGDYSLQERVDVQTGIRLILNLCLTNGFDMFPTLLVTDGSCMIDRRMGIHGHPLEIQALFYSALRCSREILIANDGNKNLVAAINKRLSSLSFHIREYYWVDMKKLNEIYRYKTEEYSTDATNKFNIYPEQIPSWLGDWIPDEGGFFMGNLQPAHMDFRFFTLGNLWSVVSSLGNSKQNESILNLIDAKWDDLIGNMPLKICYPALELEEWRIITGSDPKNTPWSYHNGGSWPTLLWQFTLACIKMKRPELAEKAINLAERRLSDDKWPEYYDTKKGRFIGKQARLYQTWTIAGYLSSKMLLDNPGAASSLIFEEDHELLETCVCALNKAGNRKCSRRVSI, encoded by the exons ATGAATACTGGTGGATCAATTAAGGTTACTACAATGAAACCCTATTGTAGAATCTTGGTTAATTGCAAAAGTTCACCCATTTTTAGTATGTCAACTCATTTAGTAACTATCAACAATTTGTCGACGACACGGTATAGATTGGATCATCATAGAAATAGATATGCTTGTAATGTGCCAAAGATTGTAGGTTATAGATTTAAGCACGACCTGAATCGGAAGGATTTTTGTGGTTCCGATTTGAATTGGGGTCGTAATAGTAGATTGATTAGGAGAAGTTGTGGTGTTGATAGTGGTAGGTTTAGGAAGGTAATAACGAATGTGGCTTCGAATGTGAGGAATAATTCGACATCCACTTCGCCTTTCTCGTCAGTTGATTCTCATGTTAATGAGCCAAGCTTTGAGACCTTATTTATTCAAGGTGCTTTGAATGGTAATGTGAAGCCTTTCGTAATTGGGGGAACAAAAGATGAGGTGTTATTAGGATTAAATGGCCAAGAGAGTAAGGTAGATGTCAATAAAGACGAGAAAAAGGGGTTGAGTAATGGCATTGAAGGTGGAAACATTAAAAAGAAGCTTTCGGAGATTGAGGAGGAAGCGTGGAAGCTTTTAAGGAGTACGATTGTAAACTATTGTGGGAATCCTGTTGGGACTGTGGCTGCCAATGATCCAGCTGACAAACAGCCACTTAATTATGATCAAGTTTTCATTCGGGATTTTGTTCCATCCGCACTTGCTTTCTTGCTTCATGGTGAAGgagagattgtgaagaacttccTGCTTCACACATTGCAGTTGCAG AGTTGGGAGAAAACTGTTGATTGCTACAGTCCTGGGCAAGGGTTGATGCCAGCAAGTTTTAAAGTCAGAACGGTGCCTCTTGACGGAAAGGAAGGAGCCTTTGAAGAAGTTCTTGATCCAGATTTTGGTGAATCGGCCATTGGGCGTGTGGCTCCTGTTGATTCTG GTTTGTGGTGGATTATACTACTAAGAGCTTATGGAAAGATTACCGGCGACTATTCCTTACAAGAACGGGTGGATGTACAGACTGGGATACGATTAATCCTTAATTTGTGTTTAACTAATGGATTTGATATGTTCCCGACGCTGCTAGTCACTGATGGTTCCTGCATGATTGATCGGCGTATGGGAATACATGGTCATCCTCTTGAAATTCAA GCATTATTCTACTCAGCTTTGCGATGCTCACGTGAGATTCTTATTGCTAATGATGGGAACAAAAATTTGGTAGCAGCAATCAATAAGCGACTCAGTTCACTGTCGTTCCATATAAGGGAATACTATTGGGTTGACATGAAGAAACTTAACGAAATATATCGTTATAAAACGGAGGAGTATTCAACTGATGCAACCAATAAATTTAATATTTATCCAGAACAAATACCATCATGGTTGGGAGATTGGATCCCAGATGAGGGTGGTTTTTTCATGGGAAATCTGCAACCTGCTCATATGGACTTCAGGTTCTTTACCCTTGGGAACCTATGGTCCGTTGTATCATCTTTGGGGAATTCCAAGCAAAACGAAAGCATACTTAATTTGATCGACGCAAAATGGGATGACCTTATCGGGAATATGCCTCTCAAGATATGTTACCCTGCTCTCGAGCTTGAGGAATGGCGTATTATCACTGGCAGTGATCCAAAGAACAC TCCGTGGTCGTATCACAACGGTGGATCTTGGCCTACACTCTTGTGGCAG tTCACACTTGCTTGCATTAAGATGAAGAGGCCAGAGCTAGCCGAAAAAGCAATAAACTTGGCTGAAAGAAGGCTTTCAGATGACAAATGGCCAGAGTATTATGATACCAAGAAGGGACGATTTATTGGGAAACAAGCTCGACTCTATCAAACTTGGACCATTGCCGGTTATCTGTCATCAAAGATGCTCTTAGACAACCCGGGAGCAGCTTCCTCCCTTATTTTCGAGGAGGATCACGAGCTTCTTGAGACATGTGTTTGTGCTCTCAACAAAGCCGGTAATAGAAAGTGTTCTCGTAGAGTCTCCATATAG
- the LOC141628728 gene encoding uncharacterized protein LOC141628728, whose product MVVIPDVTMFPYCTVVSAATTLPIDDMKEQIDHTLQIQDPPSNDTGNKIGSDKEREYHYRLYSQHEVKEAKGFEQESSDEVVFNWRYIRLMKEASSLSDRVSLHLLEIPEHHALFQFHMGELADLLLIKKSVLVVPHMSAEEDAPDEDVSGSIPPDTVSIS is encoded by the exons ATGGTCGTAATTCCTGATGTTACAATGTTTCCCTACTGCACGGTCGTCAGTGCAGCAACTACTTTACCAATTGATGACATGAAGGAGCAGATTGACCATACCTTGCAGATACAAGATCCTCCTAGTAATGATACAGGTAATAAGATTGGAAGCGACAAAGAAAGGGAGTATCACTATAGGCTGTATAGCCAGCATGAG GTTAAAGAAGCAAAGGGGTTTGAACAAGAGTCAAGCGACGAGGTAGTATTCAATTGGAGGTATATAAGGTTGATGAAGGAGGCGTCTTCTCTATCCGATAGAGTTAGTTTGCACTTGCTGGAAATTCCGGAGCATCACGCCTTGTTTCAGTTCCACATGGGAGAATTGGCTGATTTGTTGCTGATAAAGAAGTCTGTTTTGGTGGTCCCTCACATGTCCGCAGAAGAGGATGCACCAGATGAAGATGTCAGCGGAAGTATTCCCCCTGATACCGTCTCCATTTCATAG